A single region of the Populus nigra chromosome 2, ddPopNigr1.1, whole genome shotgun sequence genome encodes:
- the LOC133682854 gene encoding caffeic acid 3-O-methyltransferase-like: MPMAASVTEEETTQNDNQNQTVEEERESFTCAMLLVNASVLPLALKTVVDLGVLGVLDVLSMADPDVGLTAAEIAERIPTRNPEAPGMLERILRLLMNEGVVYCSSELFYEAPMKYRLGRVGKYFVRDENGVSLAPLMTLAHDKVYLETWSHLKDAILEGGTPFNRAHGTHLFEYSARDARFSQVYNTAMFNHTTLVFKKILESYSGFENLKQVVDVGGGIGVALSLITFKYPFINAINFDLPHVIQHAPPFPGVKHVEGDMFKSVPKEDAIILKWILRDWDDEHCLKLLKNCYMSVPVDGKIIVVEQILPTFAEITAVSKDKSQLDMVSLTQTPGKRNGCKVTFSIWQSVLDLKVSVMYHMFITIRLWSS, encoded by the exons ATGCCAATGGCCGCCTCTGTTACAGAAGAAGAAACTACTCAAAATGacaaccaaaaccaaaccgtAGAAGAAGAACGAGAGAGCTTTACTTGTGCCATGCTACTCGTGAATGCCTCAGTCCTTCCCCTGGCTTTAAAAACCGTCGTCGATCTTGGTGTCCTTGGTGTCCTTGATGTTTTATCCATGGCGGACCCTGATGTTGGGCTCACTGCTGCAGAGATTGCCGAGAGGATTCCTACCCGGAATCCGGAGGCCCCTGGAATGCTGGAGCGAATCCTCAGGCTGCTGATGAACGAGGGTGTTGTTTATTGCAGTTCTGAACTTTTTTACGAGGCCCCAATGAAGTACCGCTTGGGTCGTGTGGGTAAATACTTTGTGCGTGATGAAAATGGGGTTTCTTTGGCCCCTTTGATGACCCTGGCTCACGACAAAGTCTACTTGGAAACCTG GTCACATCTGAAGGATGCAATTCTTGAGGGAGGAACTCCATTTAACAGGGCCCACGGGACACATTTGTTTGAGTACTCTGCTAGAGATGCCAGGTTTAGTCAAGTTTACAACACAGCAATGTTCAACCACACCACTCTAGTCTTTAAGAAGATACTGGAGTCCTACAGTGGTTTTGAGAACCTCAAGCAGGTGGTTGATGTTGGTGGTGGAATCGGAGTAGCCCTTAGCTTGATCACTTTCAAATACCCTTTTATCAATGCTATTAACTTTGACTTACCTCATGTTATCCAGCACGCCCCTCCATTTCCTG GTGTAAAGCATGTGGAGGGAGATATGTTCAAAAGTGTTCCAAAGGAAGATGCTATTATACTGAAG TGGATACTCCGTGACTGGGATGATGAACACTGCTTGAAATTGTTAAAGAACTGCTACATGTCTGTTCCAGTTGATGGAAAGATAATCGTCGTGGAGCAAATTCTTCCAACTTTTGCAGAGATTACTGCTGTTTCCAAAGACAAATCTCAACTTGATATGGTTTCACTGACTCAAACCCCAGGAAAAAGGAACGGATGCAAGGTCACCTTTTCAATTTGGCAATCAGTGCTGGATTTAAAGGTATCAGTCATGTATCATATGTTTATCACTATTCGGTTATGGAGTTCTTGA